The following is a genomic window from Panthera uncia isolate 11264 chromosome B4, Puncia_PCG_1.0, whole genome shotgun sequence.
ctttaaatgtctatttttgacagagagagagagagagagaatgaatgagcccatgcatgtggggaaggggcagagagaaagagggacagaggatcccaaacacgctcccagctgacagcagagagccagatgtggagctggaactcacaaactgggagatcataaacctgagccaaagtgagatgctgaaccaactgagccacccaggtgccccactcatgAGCTTTGGTTAGTGTTACTGAGGGCTTTTTAAGAAGTTATTTAACTTTAGTTTACCAGATGAGAtgccttatttaattttttctctttgatagaGCCCAGAATGTGGAGATATCCCAGCTCTCTGCAAACCAGGCTGTTTGAAATCAACATGGTTACCTCACctcttttttaattcaattttgcCAATTTGAAATCAAATGTTACTTTAATGATATATCTAtagctttaatttattttgaggaccAGAAACCTATCCCAGAGATATAGGTCCTCAAAGTTTAACCACTCAGAGCACTGAATTTGAGAACCCATCTGGTTTCAAACTGCTTGTTTCCCTTTCAAATAGCTTACCAGAGATAATGTATAGTCACTCTATGGAATTTGGGCATAATTCCTCAAGGACTCCTATtagttcacattcttttttttttttttagtttagtttttattttgagagagacagagagagtacaagaaggagaggggcagagaaagaaggagaatctcaagcaggctcctatgctgtcagcacagagcccacgcaggaattgaactcaagaaactgtgagatcatggcttgaactgaaatcaagtcagtcacttaatcgactgagccaccatcATCCCAGTTCACATTCTAATTAGAATAAATATTAGGAGTTATTCACactttgtgaaataaaatatatttgagtgCTAAATAATTCATATGTGAGCTCAATAAAATAGCATGCATCCTCTAGGACAGAAATATTCTGGATAGCTTATCCATCATGATATTCTTGGTGCCTAATATGGCGTTATCACACActcagtgttcaataaatgtgggAAAGAGGTAACAAATACTTTCTGGGAATTACTGAATACTCTTTCTTTATGAGTATACATGTGAAATCCTtaactttaatataaatattatttcttcttttctaataactTAGTAGAAGATAATAGGACTGAGATTCTGAGAAAGATTCTGAGCCTCTGTTGAGGCTTACTGGGAAAAAATGGTAGTGTAATTTTCTGGCATAAGAACAAGTGTCATGACAAGTGGCATGCATTTAGTACCCCTAACTAACTCTTGTTCAGAATAACTAgcagtttcagtttccttatctatatgTGACAGATGAGCCAGGTTGAGTCTACCTTGAAGTGTGTGCTTGTGTTTACATGCATGCCTGTATAGATTTGGCTGAGATTTACATGGGAGGAGTGAGGTTCTTTAGGTCTCCTGACCCAAATTGATATTTGATAATGCTTGTTGAgcattaatgttttaatttgggctacaaaaaaggaaaattgtgtttgcgtgtgtgtgtgtgtgtgtgtgtgaaggtagAAAGTGGGAGTctagaaagtagaaaattaagAGAGTATCCCCCACTTTGATTGATTTGGAGGTCCTGTGAATGAAGAGAGGTATATTAGCTTtccattgctgcataacaaattatacCAAATTTAGAAGCTTGAACAACATCCAttaattatctcacagtttctgtaggtcagaggTCCAAGCACAGTTTAAATGAGTTTTCTACTCAGAGTCTCATAAggttgaaatcaaggtgttggctgggtCTGGGGTCTCAATGAAGCTCAGGATCTTTTTCTAAGCTCACATTGCTATTGCCAAAATTCAGTTTCTTGTAGCTGTAGAACTCATGGAGGCTTGTAGACCAGATCTTCTTGCAGACCAGTCTTGGAGAATCTTAGACTTCTAGAATCTCCTAATTGGCTTACCTGATTAATTCCGGCCCATTCAGGGTGATCTCCCTTTAACAAACTCAATATTAACTGATTTTGGACTTTAATTACCTCTGCAAAAATCTCCTCATCATCCTATTCCCAGGTCCCACCCATACTCACAGGGTGGGGATTATATAGGACAGGCACACCAGAGGGCAGGAATCTCTGGAATCATCTTAGAATTTTGTCAACCATAAGTCTAGTTAGAAAAGAAGCCAAGGGAGCTGTTTTCACATCTACTATTAGTTTGGAGtctaagagacaaagagaaacacagagctgTGGAGACAGCATCTTCTACCAAATCTAACAGAGATCTCTGAGAAGCTCTAGCATACTGAGGGCCCAGGATGGcccaagaagaaaaatactcCAAGGCAGGGCCACATCACTGGCATAGCACATGGCCACAGTGCCATCATGAAGTTCTCCAGGGATGAATGAAGGCCAGGGGTAAAGAACTCAAGAGAACTCTATTTCAAGTAATTGTGAAATTTATATAGGGAATCTAAGAGTTTTCCAGAAAGATTTTGTTAGGGGTTGAGGAAAAAGTCTTCTGGGTTTTGAAAGTTATAACTGTAGTGGTTGTGAGCTATCAAAACGTAGCTTTTTAATATAGACTTGACTTCTTTGTTACATATAAACTGGTTGCTTTTAATGACTTAATTATAGTTTATGTTAATATGATTTCTATGGCTTTAGTGATACCTGCTCTGATTAGtcaccaaaacaaacacacagaagcaAATAATCAGCATTGGATAATAATGAAATGCTGGAGGTTTGCTCTCCTCTGCGGTGAATATGCTCTGCTAAAACTACCTTCTCTGAGATACTCAGTCCATGGAAATTTTTAAGAATCTCCATaccttaaaataaaggaaaaaagtcctGAAAGCCTGAGAACTGCAAGAAAAGCAGCCCtctgttaaaaaagaatcattgtACTGCATGGCCATTTACGGTGTCCTATTAGTAAATGTCCCCCTGGTAGCCACTTTgagaaaaagtatattttcccTTCTAGCCTCACCAGGATTTTCTGTTAAACTGTGTCTGGCCCTCTTGTATTTAGGGTTAATTTTACTTCTGAGTTGTTATGTAACGTAATGAAGATAATTGCTGCTTCCAACTGACCTGTAAGCACAAGAGAAAGTATAACTCCTCTATTCGCACAAAATACAATCATTCTTTCTATTCTTGCTTTCACCATTTTCCCCCTTGCAACTGGGAATACACTCCAGAAAACACATTCACTTAAAGTATCCGAAATGGGAGTTGGCGTGTTAGAAGGGTTATGACAACAAACAATAAACAGGGCATTTTTTACAAGTAGAATTAAATACTGGAGTTGTCAACAAAAAAGCATACATGCCTGCTATTAATAAAAGAGTTGTAAACTGCGGACATGCCTGCTGTCCTTGTGATGGGATTCTAAAGCTGAACAGTCACTAGAGAATTCTTTCCTTTACACAGACCATCCGAGTCACAGGGGATTCTGACAAACTGGAATGGCATTTGCTGGGGGATGGAGGAGAAGAGGCTATACTTTGAAATAAGTGTTTGGATTGTCTAAAATACAGAAGAAGCTTACTCCTAATGCCAAGAATTGCATGGCACACTGTTGCCTTGCTTGGAAGAAACACCAAAGCCCCAGTTAATCCAGAAGGGATCCATTGCATTTATGTACGGTTTTATACTTTCaaagtactgtaaatatattacTTAAGCCTCACTATTCTGTATCCAGTCTAATActaaaagagaataagaaaaagaaagtagagttCCATTTTACATACATGAAACagcaaattattttcacattttacacatatatatatatggtcagaatgacaattatatttctatatatgacATAGCCTAATATTTGCTCCctgttaaacaaaagaaaaaagatgtgtaATGAAAGGGAAGGCAAGAGATGTATAAGACTGTAGGAAAGGCATGCACATTGATGTTTGGAAACCTACACATAATTCTTCAATATGTCACTTTGAAAAAGATTCCTGGGTTTTCCAGCACTAAACACATCCATTGGCCCTTGGGCTTCTCATAAATCCAACCCTTGTTGACTCACATGTCTATTGTGTCTATATGCAGATGACAGTCACCTGTATTTTAATAACTTAATGATTAACTTCTACCCCCAACCAAGAAGGAATAACAGGAATTTTAGCTCTCCGCCcataaataataagaaacacCAAAAGGAACAATTGGTTTTGACATTGAACAATGGCAGTGCCACACAGTGATCCTCAAGAGAAAGGAAACGATCAAGTAAAAATTACAATTCTGGAAACTTAGAGGGGGAAATCCACACAGAATCCAATGATCTTGCTGAGATGAGCAGACAAAGGTTAGAGTTCAGGGAAGTCAAGGTGGCTGGACTTTGCACAGAATACTGGCCATTTGTCCAAAATGCTTGAAAGGACAGTGgcataattttctgttttcagattgTGGTGGTGGAGGGAGAATTCTCTGTATAGTACTTTCCCATGAGATAAAAATGGCACATCATATTCAAATATGTGACATCGGCTCAGGGACATAACCGCATTTTGATCAAACAAGGAGACACTACTGtggaaaataagcaaaggaactgCCTATTttgctcttactttttttttttttttaattttttttttttcaacgttttttatttatttttgggacagagagagacagagcatgaacgggggaggggcagagagagagggagacacagaatcagaaacaggctccaggctccgagccatcagcccagagcctgacgcggggctcgaactcacggaccgcgagatcgtgacctggctgaagtcggacgcttaactgactgcgccacccaggcgccccttgctcttacttttaaaattaattttacaaacaTGGAAATAAAGAATTATAGTGATCAAAGATTGGTATTCtatcaatagaaataaaattggctAATCTCACTGATattgtattaaattttattttaatatattttaatacacttttaaatgtttatttattttgagagagagagagagtacaagcgggagagggacagagagagaatcccaagtaggctttgcactgtcagcagagcccaatgcagggctcgataccacaaacccatgagatcacaacctgagctgaaaccaagagtcagacacataacctcctgagccacccagggtgcccctattttaatatttttaagactcAACATATAGTGTCAATAAAGTGACCAGGTATGGGAAATTGagggataaacattaaaatatacactACTATCTAAAATCacaatataggggcgcctgggtggctcagtcggttgggcggccgacttcggctcaggtcatgatctcatgatctgtgagttcgagccctgcgtcgggctctgtgctgacagctcagagcctggagcctgtttcagattctgtgtctccctctctctgaccctcccccgttcatgctctgtctctctctgtctcaaaaataaataaacgttaaaaaaaattttttttaaataaaataaaaataaaatcacaatatatatatttcattggtTTTGAGGCCAAAACAGATAGTATTATTGCTGCTTTCACTTGTATCATGCATTTAGTGGCTCTGATTTAGCCAATGTCcctattatttattcatttaagggAATCGTTTTAACATCATTCTTACCAATGTGTAAGGTAGAtgctatttctcatttattttttaatttttttaaatatttatttttgagagagagcacgagtaggggaggggcagagagaaaaggggacagaggatctcaagtgggctcaaactcatgaaccgcgagatcaggacctgagtcaaagtcggacactgaagtgactgagccattcaggcatcctgatgctgtttcttatttttaaaaaatatattgaggggtacctgggtggctcagtggttagtgtgtgactcttggtttcagctcaggtcatgatcttgcggttttgtgggttcaaaccctgcattgggctctgcgctggcagcgctgagcctgcttgggattctctctctctccctctctctgcccctcccctgctggtgctgtctctgtcctcttaaaataaataaataaactttttaaaaaagacataaacctaCAAGGATATAACtaatgagagaaaaaagcaacattttttttaatattgaatatttactCTGTGCTAGGCAATATTTAcagggaaaaacacacacaaaagtccTTTCCctcttaaatcttattttttatgggaggagacagaagcaaatgagataaataaaataggtaGCCTGTTGGGCTTAAATGCCAAGGGGAGAATAATAAAAGCTGAGAAGATGAATATGAATTATTAGGTTGAAAGAAAGACAggatgcaattttaaatagggtggtcaCCTGAGAAAAGTAACTTCCGATAGGACTGTGCCTGGGTGGTGTTTAAAACAGCAAGGTATCTCATGTATTtggaacagatgaggaaaagagagagagagaagtagaagagGAGTTCAAAAAAGTAATGAGGGCCAAGATCATGTAGGGCCTTGTAGGTCAAAGAAAAAGGCTTTGGTTGTTACTCTTAAATGAATTTGAAAGACACAGAAGATTTTGAGCAAAGAAGAAACATAAtcaaacttacatttttaaaggtcacTCTGGCTGCTCGATTGAGTGTAAAGAAGAGGAGGGCAAAGATATAAATTGTGAGCCCTGTTAAGAGGTTATTGCCACACTCTAGGTAAGAGTGATAGAGGCGTGATCAAGGGTTTCAGTAGTGGTTGGATTcttggatatatttttaagttagagCCAAGAGCATTACCTGATATATTAGAAATGGGACTGAACCCAATCTGTCACAGGTTTTGAACTTGAACACTTAGAAGGTTAGAGTTGCCAACAACTAAGATGGGGAGGATTTCGGGAGAGCAGGTTCAGTGTGGTTTATCAGAAAACTTAGTTTGGGCTAACTAGGTTTGAGATGCCAGCTAGACATTCCAGGAGGGGTTTAATTAAATCATGTGTTTATAAtcaatcttttctctctcttatttgtAGTTTACCCATTgataaaacttagaagaaaagagaagtcaTCCTTCTGGAAAGACCAGCAATATTGTATAATCATTGCCTCTATTGAAGATACATCAATATGAACAGTGGATAGTGATAAGGTAGGCTATAGATTATGCAAAATTTCTAATAACAATTGTTGACTTACTCCTTTCTTTCCACTCAAgagagtgtattttttttaacttgagagagaaagagagagagagaaagtgtgtgtggtggggagagggcaggaagggtcagaggaagagatagagagaaagaacaggtgtgagtgggggagggaggagggagagggagaatattaagcaggctccacactgagcgtggatgtggggctcagtcccacaaccctgggatcacaacctgaaccaaaatcaagagtcagataatcaactgaccaagccacccaggtgcccctcaagagaGTGCATTAATATGTAAAATTAGGTGACtatgaaaatagtttcaaatagtTAAAACTTAAATCAGTACCAAATTTCAGTACTTTACctattattagaaaaatattaagtgtgacacttttaacaatagccacaAGAACTGAAAAGATAAAGTGAAATCCAATCAGTGATATTTTAGAATTACAAAGACTTTCAGAAATTTTAGTGGAAAAAAGAACACTTAGTTTTAATATCTTACACCCTTTACTTCCTCAGACCTGTTTGTAAATGCATGGAAGCCGGGGTCAGAATCCTAGCTGTATAGTAGATACATATTTATTCTCAAAATCATTCTTCTATTAATGTTTTGTGAAAGAAGCTGTGTGACCCTCTCATTCCACAGTTTAAATTCTCTCCCAAGAGCCATACATGTTCATTACATACATGCACTTCTTCACCATGACTTAGtacatcattttaaaagatgTCCAGCCCTCTTCCTTAGTACTGACTGGGGAGGTGGCAGCCATCTCCTCCTCAGCATCATGGCCACCCTCAGACCCCTCATAAAGCCCAAGATAATTAAAAAGAGGACTAGGAAGTTCATCTGGTACCAGTCAGACCTATATGTCAAAATTAAACGTAATTGGTGGAAACACAGAGGCATTGACAATAGGGTGCACAGAAGATACAAGGGCCAGATATTGATGCCCAACACTGGTTACAAGAGCATCAGGAAAACAAAGCATGTGCTGCCCAGTGGCTTCTGGAAGTTCCAAGTCCACAAAGTCAAGGAACTTGAAGTCCTCCTGTTGTGCAACAAATCTTACTGTCCAGAGATTGCTCATAATGTCTCCTCCAAGAACCACAAAGCCATTGTGGAAAGAGAAGCCCAGCTGGCCATCAGAGTCACCAATCCCAATGCCAGGCTCCACAGTGAAGATAATGAACAGACAGACAGTTGTGTTCACATTGTGTTTGTAttaacaaaaccataaaactttcaaaaaaatatgtCCAATCATAGCTCAGGCTCAGActgagagaatgaataaatagtaTGCACAGACacagtatgtgtgtgtctctcttttaaatgcatacacacacacacacacacacacacacacagatgcacactcATAGGATCATGGTTTTAGAATAATgatggttttaatattttgatcCTACCTCACACTGAAACTCAATTGACTGAAAGGAATAGTGCA
Proteins encoded in this region:
- the LOC125919871 gene encoding 60S ribosomal protein L32-like, producing the protein MATLRPLIKPKIIKKRTRKFIWYQSDLYVKIKRNWWKHRGIDNRVHRRYKGQILMPNTGYKSIRKTKHVLPSGFWKFQVHKVKELEVLLLCNKSYCPEIAHNVSSKNHKAIVEREAQLAIRVTNPNARLHSEDNEQTDSCVHIVFVLTKP